GGGGGTAAAGGAAACAGAGTACGTTCCATCCTTGTTATCCTGGACCATCGTTCTGATCGGACTGAATGGAGATAAGAGTTCATAAAACCACTCACTCCCACAAACCTGGTTCAGTTGCTACTACTTTAGAATATAGTAAACTCTAAACCATTCcattcaatattaattttaagtgtCCCCAAACAGAATGCTTCTTCCATTTGCCTCACAAGTTAATTTTACAACAGAAGGTGAGCAGCATAAATTCTAATGTAGTCTGACATTCAGAAAAATTTCCTTATTGTATTCTTTTCAGCGGGCTTTGGTTGAACCTTCTTGCTCTTTGTTGTCCCTCCATACTCCAATtccagagaaatataaatatgccCCTGGCACAATTTAGTAGCAAAGGGGGACTGAATTTTGAGAAGGGCGCTGTTCGATCTTACACAGAAGACTTTTTGGTTCACTCCAAAGCTTGGGATGATGACAATCTGAGGGGCAGACCATACCTTTGAGAGAAATGAATGTAGGCATAAAGCTCACACAAGAAAACACATTTGGTCCAACTGGTTGTATCACATTTTTTCATAGCATCACAGAGAGGCAAGATGAAACACCGCATGCAGTTATATCTCAAAGGACTTAACGTTTCCAGTTTTCTGTTACCCATAACACCTAATTGTGCCATACAAACCTGTCTTTCTTATCTTTAGGGACAACAGCAACTTGAACGTTGTCTCCTCCCCTGCCCATGCTCTCTCCCATGGCATCCTTACAAAGCAGGGTGAAAGAGGCAGTCTGTTTCTCCCGGGCTTTGTGGAGATCTGCAAAAGATAAATGCACAATCCTCACCTCAAAGGCAAACTGCATGTCTACGGCCCCAGATCAGACACCAGCTTGCTTCTTCTCTTCAGAACAAAAGGTTGTGCTTCCTGTTTATTGTAACAAGCCtgctccctttcttttctcttcccctgcCTCCTAGAGTATACCTCTTGGGAGTCCCTCCTGGTGAACCTGGTTCTCTCTCAGCCAGCAGCTGCTCTTGAGTCACACAGGATCCTGGACCCAAACTTCAGCCCTAAGGAAGTTTTGAAAATACTCATGATTGACCTaggtcaggcatcctcaaactgtgaccctcgggccacatgcggcccgcgaaggacatttatccagcccgccaggtgtttttgcctctgctgcctgtcctgcttagcagccgacttgtcctggtcacacagtgcgcatgtgtggaacgtgagccacactctccaacggtctgagggacagtgaactggccccctgtttaaaaagtttgaggacccctgacctaggTATTCAGAGAAGAAAATCCCTAGATCCTGTGAGAGAGGCTAGTCACCCCAAAACTACCCTCTTGAAGCTCTAGATCCTGCTGGAATAGGCAGGGGGTATAGCTGACCAGCTCAGACTCTCTGTGTTGTGAGATCCTCTGTaactcagtggctcatgccagggTGTTGGGGGGAATATCTAGTAGCTACCCAGCCCCTCGTCCAACATTCAGGCGAAATAGGGTTTCTTCACCTGGGGTTCATGTACTTTTATGAGGTCTATGGAAGGGCTTATGAAGGGTCTAAGAATCTCTTGAAATTGTATGATCAGGTTAGTGGGTGTTTCTGGGGGAGAGAACATTCTTAAGGGGATCTATGACTTCCAAACAGTTAAGAATTCTTGTGCCAGAGTCAGGATGGTTCTAGGATACAGTCTTCCTGTCAGGATTGATCTATGAGATATGTTTGAATAACATGCTTCCTTTAGAAATTGAACACTGGTCAAAAGaaaccattttttccccttactGACTGAAACACTTACCATATCCTTTTAAATGCTAATTACAGTTTGAGCCAAAAAGAACacgagaagagagaagaaaggaaaccgTAATCTTGTCTTGCTCATTCCTCTGAAACCCCCTTCACCACTTGATCCAAGCAATCTGAGCTCTGCCATGCTCCTCTGGGCAGGCAGGATTTTGCCCTGCCCTAGTCATTGCTAATCTCCTATAGGCACTGTCTCTGTTCTGTCATCTGATAGCAACAAAGCATGATCCTTGAGTATGTCAGTAGTTGCCACTTTTCTGAACTGGAAAAGGGTCAAGCCTCACCCTTGAATTGAATATTAAGTGTACCCTGACTAgaacaaatcagaaaggaaaagatcACTGCTTTTTAGATTAGTATgtctcccccaccctgccccaggtaAACTGGTCAATAGGGGAGTGCTTCCTAGCTGAACAAGCCACAAAACTTTAAATACTATGTCCCTATCCACTGCCCTCTCAAGGCCAATGGCAAATGTCTTCCTACCTTCTCCTTGAAGGACACATTTGGCTGGATCAACTTCTTTGGTATTAATAGTCCCATAAACTTCATAGCCATGGCACAGGCCTGCTTTCTCCTGGGGAGAGAAGCATATCTTATCGTTTACTCCGGGACGGGCACTATATTCAACTTTGTTCAGCTTCCTGAGCCGTTCTACTACCACCCCCTTGGTGATGAGGATCTCCAAGTCTGAGCCGCTGGTCAGCAAGTGCTCAGTGAACTCCACTCCAGTACGCATGTCTGCCAGCAGCTGTTCCAGTTGTGCCTTCTGCAGCTGCAGGGAGTTCTCCTTATGGGCCCGGATGTCTTCCAGCTGCTTCAGCAGCTTGTCCCGATGCTCCTCAATAGCTTTGATGTAGCCCTCTGAGAATGTTCGGACATTGGCTGCCACTGCCTCTACTCGCTGCTGGAGGGCACCGTTCATCCTTTTGATCTGATCCAGAGCTTCTTCCAGGGCCTCCACATGGGGCTGTGTGCCTTTGAGGAGCTCTCGCACAGAGTCCCCATGCTTATGGATGACATTGCTGGTGAAGTCGCAGGGGTGCTCCCGATGTTCCCCCACCACACAGTCCCGGCACACAGGCCGGTCACAGAGCTCACAGAACAGCCTCAGCTCCTCGGCAGGGTGAGCAGAACACAGGATGGGCTTCCCAATCCGGCTGTAGCCTTTCAAGTCTTTTAGGTCCACCATTGTATGGTAAGTTGTTTTCCTCTGCCGTCTAGGGGCAAACAGTCAGGAACAGGAAATAAGGGAATAATTCTGGTTGGGAAACAGTTTAGGAGCAGAGGCTCTGAAGTTAAACAAATTTGAGTTCAATTCATTGCTCTAACCTCTAATTGCATAATCCTCTCTGATTCCAGTTCCTTGTCTGTACAGTGGGGAGAATACTTACCTGAAAGGGGTGTTGTATAGAACAGAATTAGAATAGACTAGGGCTCTGGCCTGGCACATGCCTTTGTGCAAAAGGTTGCAACACTAAGACTACATGCTAGAACTTTCCCCAAAAAGTTAATTTGGCAAATTTATACAAGAGCCACTGCCTGCTTCCTAAGGCAAGATAGAGGTGACAGCACCATGAAAAATCAGCACCAAGAGACAGAAACTGGGCCAGATGGCATAGCAATAAACTCTAAGCGATTAAAGAGCAGCTAGCTGGCACTGACAAAGTTTCATCCAGCTTGCATATAAGAATTTGGTAAAGCATTTCCGTTGACCAGTATCTACATCACCTAAGGTCAGCAGGCTAGAATTTCCCTCCAGAGTCATCAACATTATTAGAAAGAGTGAAATCAGTAGTCCGTAGAATCAAAGCGCTCTTTTTTAATTCCCCTTTTCTGTAGTGCTCTAGAGATTCAGGGATATACCTAGGAAACAATGATGACTGTTCAGAGTTCCTGCATTAGCATTATATCAACTTGAAGCTTATATGTCTATTCTGGCATCAGAACAGCGGCTGCAGAGAAAATAGGGTCAGCTGTTTAGCTGGCAGCAAGACAGTCATAGGGTCTATCACATAATATGAGTTAAAAATAGACTGTAGACTACTAACTTGTTATGTTGGTGAGGCCATAAAACAAATGGAAGTCAGAACCTAAAAACTATTTTAGGCTAATGCTAAAACCATGGTCATTTACTATTCTGATGTCCTGAAATGGTATGAGGGAGAATAAGAAGGGACAAAGAGTGATCCATCTGACAAACTACTCACCAAATGCCATAAAAGACATAATCTCCACCCCAGTTAACTCCTACCAGCTGACCTCACCAAGAGTCAGACTAATTCTACGGTGCAAGGGAAAGACTAAGGTGAGGTCCAGTCAGTACTTGTACTAGGAAGGCAGCATGGGTTAGTAGAAGGAGCACAGAATATAGTCACATGATCTGAATTTAATACTCTGTTAACACACGTACCAATTGTGGGACTTGGTAAATTATTGCTGAGCTCCAGATTCCTCAATTAATAAACAGGAGTGAAAACAGTGCTTGCTTTTCTAAAAGTTGCAATGACCAAATGAGATCAAGAACAGGATCAATGCTATTATAGTCATACTCGTCTGTTTCTCCAGCAGCAAGTAAAATTATTCACTACACAATGATTGATGATTAAAGCAAACTGTCAATGTACTTCATAATCTGAAAAGgactatgcaaatatttattgctgcTATTACTACAGGTATCAGGCTGACCAGGTTAACTATTATTCTAGAGTATTTGCAATTGCATCATATATTGCTCTTTGACCTTTGATGGTATTTGAAAAGGCTTTCCTTTCCATCTGCTCAACAAGGGATTTCTGTTTTGACACCTCTTTGTTCTCTGCTCTTAAACCACACCAGGTGGGGTATCCCATCTTTACCTATGAGCCTGGCAGCAGAAGTGGCAGAGATTGGCTTTGCAGGTCTGACACCTCTTCTCTACTTCCCTGTCGCTGCACAGGTCACACACCAGGCCCTGGCCTTCCCCACGCAGACTCTCCAGCATCACATCATTCATCGCCAGGTGGTCTATGGTTAAAGCCTTCACTCCACCCATAGGCAGGTCCACCTGAGCATCACATACCGGGCAGAGGATGCCGATCTGTGGctgcagactgggtggcttgagtTCACTGGGTGGCTTGAGTTCCTGGAATATTGACCCCTCAGAGCTTGTGTCAGAGTCTCCCCCTCGGAGATCTACTACTGAGAAGGGTTCCAGCTGCTCCAGACAAGTGGTGCAAACCGTGTGCAAACAAGGCAAGAGCCTGGGGGCTTTGAAAAGTCCCATGCATAAAGGGCAGTGAGTCTTGCCTGAGTTCCCAAGTGCAGTCCCACTGGGGACTTTGCTCACGAAGCCCAGCAGCGGCTTTCTGTTTTCTGACATATTCCCCACGTTTGTGCCCAGGATCAGAAAAGGTCCCGGGCAGTTCTATAATGAAGTAGCAGGTGGTTAAGCCCACCCAAAGAGAAAGTTTCCAGAATTGAACAAAGACCATGAGGACTCTTTTGTTGACAAATTAAAGGGCAACCGGGCAGAAGAGGATTCCTCAAAGGAACCACCTCGGGATTTACTCAGAAGGGCCCCCTCCTTTCCACTGCATCCCATACCAGACACGCCAcgccctcctctgccccccaaGGGCTAGTCCTGCCACCGACTCCACCACCCCTGCACCTCCCACGCCCTGCACTACCACCCCccgcccgcctcccgccccacTCTCCCGCGCCCGACACGCGACAAGCGCCACCCCGGGCCCGGGGCGATGAGGTAGGGAGCCCTCCCGCTCCTTCCTTCCGCGGAGGGCGCGCGCTGGGCAGGGGAGTTGCGAGGCCCGGCCGGGTTTGCGGCGGCCACCGCCTCCCGGCGCTCGGCCCAGGATGCCAGAAGGACCGCGCCTCTCCTCGCACCAATCCCAGCTCGGGTCTACTTCGGCGAGTCCAATCACTGTCCGAGAGGGGCGGCCCTTGCCGCTCCAGGCCCCGCCGCCCTCTAGATTGACAACATCAACATCTAATAAGCTTTGGGAATTCCACATCCTCTCCAGTCCACTCACGCGGGGCGGGACCAAATTAGGACGGAGGCGGGGCCGCCGGAGGGCTCGGAGCACTGCGAGAGGAAAAGAGCAAGGCTGGAAGTGGGCGGCATAGTGTAGCCAGCGTCACCATTTTACGGGTACGGTCTCTGTCTTTATCTTTGTGGCGACCAGAGAGGGATCAGTTAAAGCCGCACTAATATGCCACAGGGACGGCCCACTTTCCGCCCTCGGATTGGTCGCACGAACGTAGACTGAGCTCCCTCATTGGTGGGTGCGGCCGTCGGCTGACCCGGCGCCCTCTGCCCGGAGCTTGCTGGGAGTTGTAGGCGGCATTTTCCTGGTCCGGGCGGTCTCTGGCGCTCCCGGGCGGTAGACGTTTCTCTTCAACGCCGGTGTGTGTCTGCGAgtttccctccttggcctccgGAGCTTATTTTAGTTCCCCAAATCCCTCAGGCCTAACGTGCCGGTTGCGAGAACTACTGCGGCTCGCTATCTCCTGATACTTTCCGGGGTAAGGGCACCTCAGGCTCCGGTTCTGAGGACCGGTTAGGGAGACCCCTGAACCGAGGTCTAGAATCGAGGGCTTCAAGCGGCCACCCCCGGGGAGCTCGACCCTCAATTCCGGGGGCTCGAGAAGCCCTTGTTTCAGTCTTTCGGGACAGTGCGGATGTCTTAAGGATTATTAAATAGGTGTCACCCAGAATTCTACAGTTATGTGTAACAAACGAGCAGAGCATGTTTGGCCCTCTGTATCAGTAAAGGAGGGCTCCTGACTGGTCACAATGGGACAGTAGAGGATGTCAGTGAGGGACAAGCCCTTTGTGGGATCACAAGCGGATTAGGAAGGTGAACACATCTGGCACCCTTAACTTTATAATTTCCTTGTCGCCTCCTTTAAGTGTCCTCACCACCGGGAGTCTCCTGATTCGGCCATATGGTGGCTTGTTACACCTGAGATCTGGGACCTAGATCTCCAAAATTCCAAAAATGGTAACACGCTGGTTCCTTACCCTCCACCTGTTCTCATTGCCTCCAGTCGCTCAAGCCTGTCTAGTTTGCCAGACTGGCTCACTGCTTTCTTTGTTCATGACCTTCCCTACTTGATTTGGACCCCGTGGGCAGCCGTTTCATTGATGCCTTCATTATCCATTTCGCGGTCCTGGTATAGTGCCTGGAGcctaagcttttaaaaaatatctggaagaaaaaagatgactccaaaatttgaaaaggaaactaaaatataaaaattgaaatgtttggccatttctaaaatatatcatgTCAATGAGTCAAATGccacttttatataaaaattacacatgCAGTTTCCAAATGAAAGCATGACTACAAAGGTCTTAAAATAGTCCTTACCTAGATTTTTTTCAGCCTCTTGTTCTTCTGGCATCTACCCTCATTCAGAATGTGCATTCTCTGCTACTGGAGTTAGTCACAAGAACCATGTGGACTTGGGTTTGCTATATATTCTTACTTTGAACTTTGTCTTTACCCTCCCTGATGCTTGGCTATGCTTTACTTCATCCCTTATTCATGATGTATCATATTTCCTGTGGTAGGTGTTCCATCTTGTTTAAGATGTGCTTTATAATTTacatgtgcattatctcatttaatcttctatCAATTTTGTGAAGAGACAGCCTCAGAGGGGTGGCCAGCTCAAGTTAACATATCTGGATCTTGAACACTGTCTTACGATGCCATGTCTAAGATTTCTACTGCAGCCACCTCTACCCTTTCCTTTCTCAGCttgctttctcttctcctctccctctccctctcctcctctcttctcttcttttctctctctctttctttctttctttttttttttttgacagagtcttattctgttgcccaggctagagtgagtgccatggtgtcagcctagctcacagcaacctcaaactcctgggctcaagcaatccttctgcctcagcctcctgagtagctaggactacaggcatgtgccaccatgcccagctaattttttctatatattttcagttggccaattaatttgtttctgtttgtagtagagatgggggtctcacttttgctcaagttggtttcgaactcctgaccttgagcaatcctcctgcctcggcctcccagagtgctaggattataggcgtgagccaccatgcctggcctctcaGCTTTCTTAAACATCA
This region of Microcebus murinus isolate Inina chromosome 2, M.murinus_Inina_mat1.0, whole genome shotgun sequence genomic DNA includes:
- the TRIM45 gene encoding E3 ubiquitin-protein ligase TRIM45, with product MSENRKPLLGFVSKVPSGTALGNSGKTHCPLCMGLFKAPRLLPCLHTVCTTCLEQLEPFSVVDLRGGDSDTSSEGSIFQELKPPSELKPPSLQPQIGILCPVCDAQVDLPMGGVKALTIDHLAMNDVMLESLRGEGQGLVCDLCSDREVEKRCQTCKANLCHFCCQAHRRQRKTTYHTMVDLKDLKGYSRIGKPILCSAHPAEELRLFCELCDRPVCRDCVVGEHREHPCDFTSNVIHKHGDSVRELLKGTQPHVEALEEALDQIKRMNGALQQRVEAVAANVRTFSEGYIKAIEEHRDKLLKQLEDIRAHKENSLQLQKAQLEQLLADMRTGVEFTEHLLTSGSDLEILITKGVVVERLRKLNKVEYSARPGVNDKICFSPQEKAGLCHGYEVYGTINTKEVDPAKCVLQGEDLHKAREKQTASFTLLCKDAMGESMGRGGDNVQVAVVPKDKKDSPIRTMVQDNKDGTYSVSFTPKEPGVYTVWVCIKEQHVQGSPFTMTVRRKHRPHAGVFHCCTFCSSGGQKTARCACGGTMPGGYLGCGHGHKGHPGRPHWSCCGKFNEKSECTWVGGQSTPRSLLRTVAL